TTGATGTCGGTTTCCATGTTGACCCCGTTGCAGCCGTAAAGGGCCAGCCTGAACATGTAATCCAAACACCACAGGGCGGAAGCAAACGTGTCGCTCACCCCAAACTTGCCCCCACCGTAAAACGAATTCACTTCATTGATCCGGAAACAAACGCCGCTGTCGAGGCTGGCCTGTTTTAGCTTCTGAAGCGTGTTCTCCCATCTGAAATCCGGCCCCAGCAATGTGTCGATGGTCGCGTCTGGGCGCATGGCGCCGGTGCGATAATAGTGGTGCGTCAGGAGTTTCATATTCCGGGATTCCGTCCTGGCAAAGTCAATCGCCCACTGGAGATTGCCTGCAACGTCGGGGCCTGAAAATACCGAAGTCGCCACCGCCTTGCGAATGGCGGCCTTGTAATCCCGATAGGCGCTGTAATAGCCCTCGTAAGTCTTGAAACGAGGCAGCAAATCAACCTCGTTACCGATCTGGAAGGACTGCAAACGGTCTCCTAACATCTGCTGGACGGCTAAAGCTTCCTGCGCTGCCTCTTCTTTCGACCCGGTGCCGAGATTGAGTCCCCACATCGCCTTCCAACCGGTTGCCCGCAGGAAACCGGCGAGTTCCTCGATTGACTTCCGGTTGATGACGGAGGTTTCCTTCTCCGAACGCACGAGCGGCACGCCATCCGGCACGAACTTGGTATGGTCTGAAACATTGCCCCCGATGCGAACCAGCCCATGCGAACTCAGTGTCCGATAGAGCTGCACCAAATGTGTGTTGTTTGCGCTCAAAAGGCCCTGCTGCGCTACTGCGGATTTCTCGTAACCCAATCCGATGAAATCCTCCGAAATCGAGCTCAGCACTTTTTCGGGTTCGATTCCAACGCGAACAATTGCGGCCTGAGATGGAACCTGCGCTTTGCATAGAACGCAAAGCAGGAGCACCGCCACGTAAGCAGGAAGTGCGCGATTCATCTCATGAGCCTAATCGGGCTCAATGTCGAAAGAAAATGACAAAATTCGACCGCAGAAAAGGTCCAGAACCAACAGACCGGACATGGAGATAACGGCAAAGAGGCTCGCAGAGAATGTTATGCAGAGAATGTTATTGCCAAACCCTCAACTCAGCAATATGACCAATACGACGGAATACGCGTACTATTCGCTTTTTGTTTTATGCCATCAACCCATCAACCGGGCCTCGCCCACAGGATTCCACCCAAACGGATTTTGGTCGTGGAGGACGATCCGGTGGCTGCTCACACGATCCGAACAATCTTGGCCGTGGATGGTCACACGGTGGAAGTTGCTCAAGATGGCGAACAGGCCTTGGTCCGGTTTAGCGCTGGCGACTACGACTTGGTTATCACCGACTTTAAATTGGCTGAAATGGACGGGATGGAATTGGCCGCAGCTATCCGGCAGCATTCCCCGGCAAAACCCATCATTTTGATAACTGCTTACACAGAGGCGATTAAGGGCGGCTTGGGGAAAGTCTCGAATGTTGATCTTGTGCTGAGAAAGCCCTTTTCAGTAGCGGAGTTGCAAGCGGCGCTGGGCAAGGTTTTCCCGTCCAGTTAAGGTGTCCAGTGTGTATTGATCTGGAAGAATCAACGGTGATACGGCGAGCTATTCGGATTCTGCTCGGCGTGGCAATCGGAGTGGCACTGGTGGCGGGCGGGATTTGGGTTCTGATTCAAACCATCGGAGAGAAGCAGGACGTTTATCAGGGAAAATCGCTCTATTACTGGAGCGGACAAATACAGAGCCAAAACCCGGCCGTCACAAAACAAGCCACATTGGTCTTAACCCGCGAGATCATTCCCCGACTGACCAAGACCATGTTCGAGGACACGAACGATTCGAGATTAAGGCTGGCGCTGGTCGAGAATCTGAATGGGTTGCCTGGCGTGAACATCTTTTTTCGAGAAGCTGATGGCCGTCGGGCCGGGGCGGCGGCTGGGTTTGGAGAATTTGGACCGCCTGCTGAGGCAGCCGTTCCGGCCCTGCTTCAGGCGCTCCAAGGGCGCGACCTGGTCGTGCGGGGACCAGCGGCGGTCTCGTTGGGCAAGATTCACGCCAAGCCGGAAGTCGTCATTCCCTTGCTGATCACATATCTTGAGGAGGATGGCCTCAGAGAGTCGGCGGCAGAAGCCCTGGGTGAATTTGGGAGTCTTTCAAAGGCAGCCATTCCAAAACTCCTTTTGTTATTCAAGGTTCCAGATAAGGACCTGCACCATGCTGTGGGTGAGGCGATTAATAAGATAGACCCTGATGCGCTTGCGCCTTCGCTGCCAGGTCCCCCTTTCAGCAGATAAACGCCAGTTTTCCAGAGCAATAGCTCCCGCGAATGGTTTGATCTCATCTCCCTTTGTCGGAAACTAAACTTTGAGCTTGTGAGGAGTGAGCAATCAGTCCCGGGCTTGACCAAACCGCCCGACAAAGTTTCCGACAAAGGGAGAGATCGTTATGAAAATGTCCAAACTCCACGCACGGGTGTCTCGCCCGTGGGGACTCGGGCAAGATGCCCGAGCCACCGTCCGCAGTTACTGGCTCTTTGAGATATGCGAGGATTCCTCGATAAAGCGGGCGAGGTCGTTTTTCTGCTTTTTGAGGTCGGGCAGGTTGAGGTACGTCATGTGACCGGACGTATAAGTATCAATGGTGATGTTCTTCAGCAGTTCAGGGTCAACCTGGAGATGGTCGAAGGTGTAGCGCACGGCTAGCCAAGGCGTGGCCAGGTCGTAAAAACCGCTCGACACGTGCACCCGGAGGTACGGGTTCCGGGTTAGGCTGTCAGCCAGCGTCTCCGCCACGTTCAAATATCCCATCTCCTCGCCCCAATTCCACGGGCCCACGCTCACCAATACTTCATAGGCCAGATCGGTTTTGTAATTCAACTCGGTCCGGACATAATTGTTGAAAGTGGAGGCGAACACGCTGATGACGGCTTCTTCGGTTGGGTCGTACTCCATTCGACTGGAGAGTTGATCGCGCACAAAACCCGTATAGCGCGCGTCAAAGCGGCCAATCACGCGGTGATCGGGGCGCAATAACTCTTCTGCAAAGTGGCTGAGCGAAACGCGCAAGTTCGCCCGCTCGATGTAATCCTCGGGCAGTCCGGTGAAGTGGGCGAGCTGCCCCTCGACCGCCTTCCGCTGGTCCGGCGAAAGGGATGCGCCGCGAACCAGGGCGTCATTATATTGGGCGGTGGCGAAGGCCTCCGCCTTGTCCATGGCCTGGTCCACGGGCAATTGTTCCAGCTCCGGGGAGAGCTTTTTGTGGTACCAGGCCGCCGCCGTGTAGCTGGGAAGGTACAGTAGGTAGGGCAGATCGTTGCCGCGCGCAAAGTCCAGCGTCTCGAAATTCAGCACGGTCGAAACCAGCATAATGCCGTTTACGTTCATCCGTTGGTTGTCTCTGAGTTCACCCGACAGCGCGGCAGCCCGCGTCGTACCGTAGCTCTCGCCGATGATGAATTTTGGCGAATCCCAGCGCGTATTGCGCGTGACGTAGAGCCGGATGAAATCCGCCACCGACCGCACGTCTCCCTGGACGCCATGAAATTTCTTGGCGTCCTCCGGTTTGACGGCGCGGCTGAACCCGGTGCTGACCGGGTCGATGAACACCAGGTCGGATTCATCCAGCAACGAGAATTCGTTATCCACCAGTT
This genomic stretch from Verrucomicrobiia bacterium harbors:
- a CDS encoding response regulator, whose amino-acid sequence is MPSTHQPGLAHRIPPKRILVVEDDPVAAHTIRTILAVDGHTVEVAQDGEQALVRFSAGDYDLVITDFKLAEMDGMELAAAIRQHSPAKPIILITAYTEAIKGGLGKVSNVDLVLRKPFSVAELQAALGKVFPSS
- a CDS encoding HEAT repeat domain-containing protein, whose amino-acid sequence is MIRRAIRILLGVAIGVALVAGGIWVLIQTIGEKQDVYQGKSLYYWSGQIQSQNPAVTKQATLVLTREIIPRLTKTMFEDTNDSRLRLALVENLNGLPGVNIFFREADGRRAGAAAGFGEFGPPAEAAVPALLQALQGRDLVVRGPAAVSLGKIHAKPEVVIPLLITYLEEDGLRESAAEALGEFGSLSKAAIPKLLLLFKVPDKDLHHAVGEAINKIDPDALAPSLPGPPFSR
- a CDS encoding peptidase S10, with translation MQKGLLLFLCLMVSSFQVRLRAADADASPKSSEKAPDKKSEGPGKDDEKPPKPKDQEVKTQHSITINGQKLNYTAVAGTMLLRDAEQKPTASIFYIAYTKDGVEDLSRRPVTFAFNGGPGSSSVWLHMGLLGPRRVLLKEDGQPYPPPYKLVDNEFSLLDESDLVFIDPVSTGFSRAVKPEDAKKFHGVQGDVRSVADFIRLYVTRNTRWDSPKFIIGESYGTTRAAALSGELRDNQRMNVNGIMLVSTVLNFETLDFARGNDLPYLLYLPSYTAAAWYHKKLSPELEQLPVDQAMDKAEAFATAQYNDALVRGASLSPDQRKAVEGQLAHFTGLPEDYIERANLRVSLSHFAEELLRPDHRVIGRFDARYTGFVRDQLSSRMEYDPTEEAVISVFASTFNNYVRTELNYKTDLAYEVLVSVGPWNWGEEMGYLNVAETLADSLTRNPYLRVHVSSGFYDLATPWLAVRYTFDHLQVDPELLKNITIDTYTSGHMTYLNLPDLKKQKNDLARFIEESSHISKSQ